The following are from one region of the Sandaracinus amylolyticus genome:
- a CDS encoding FecR domain-containing protein yields MSLPERIRDVLERADDESRVRRAWEGTRARIATREGRPWRAPIVAGAIGVAAAAVLALALVPRDVTPPAGGREPAPRAEATGPLRLDDGGLPIATEAIASPRALVLSDRSRIELAPGARIVPRANDGAQLGLALERGRARFEVTPGGPRAWTIDCGPVQVRVVGTAFVIDRSEARIRVDVERGRVRVEGVAVPDGARVLDAGASIEVDLARPNEPSPPPILAEPEIVAVAPPRVREPAARAPSRVWREMAERGAHRDAYDALAIEGGVAASASRASPDDLLLLADVARLSGHPEDAVPPLERLIGAHPDAPEAPLAAITLGRIELSLDRPARAARAYERALELGVPRVFDAEVRAGLALARARAGDVEGAASAARECLARHPSPPHADALRVLAERGPR; encoded by the coding sequence GTGAGCCTGCCCGAGCGCATCCGCGACGTGCTGGAGCGTGCGGACGACGAGTCGCGAGTGCGCCGAGCGTGGGAGGGCACGCGCGCGCGCATCGCGACGCGCGAGGGACGCCCGTGGCGGGCGCCGATCGTCGCAGGCGCGATCGGGGTCGCTGCGGCTGCGGTGCTCGCGCTGGCGCTCGTGCCGCGCGATGTGACGCCGCCGGCGGGGGGCAGAGAGCCGGCGCCGCGCGCGGAGGCGACGGGCCCGCTGCGGCTCGACGATGGCGGGCTGCCGATCGCCACCGAGGCGATCGCCTCGCCGCGCGCGCTCGTGCTCTCGGACCGCTCGCGCATCGAGCTCGCGCCCGGCGCGCGCATCGTGCCGCGCGCGAACGATGGTGCGCAGCTCGGTCTCGCGCTCGAGCGCGGGCGCGCGCGCTTCGAGGTCACGCCGGGTGGGCCGCGCGCCTGGACGATCGACTGCGGGCCGGTGCAGGTGCGCGTCGTCGGGACGGCCTTCGTGATCGATCGCAGCGAGGCGCGGATCCGCGTCGACGTCGAGCGGGGGCGCGTGCGCGTCGAAGGCGTCGCCGTGCCGGACGGAGCGCGTGTGCTCGACGCAGGAGCGTCGATCGAGGTGGATCTCGCGCGGCCGAACGAGCCCTCGCCGCCGCCGATCCTCGCGGAGCCCGAGATCGTCGCCGTGGCGCCGCCTCGCGTGCGCGAGCCGGCGGCGCGTGCTCCGAGCCGCGTGTGGCGAGAGATGGCCGAGCGCGGCGCGCATCGCGATGCGTACGACGCGCTCGCCATCGAAGGCGGTGTCGCTGCGAGCGCGTCGCGCGCGTCGCCGGACGACCTGCTCTTGCTCGCCGACGTCGCGCGCCTCTCGGGCCACCCCGAGGACGCGGTGCCTCCGCTCGAGCGGCTGATCGGCGCGCACCCCGACGCGCCCGAGGCGCCGCTCGCCGCGATCACGCTCGGTCGCATCGAGCTCTCGCTGGACCGTCCCGCTCGCGCTGCGCGTGCCTACGAGCGCGCGCTCGAGCTCGGTGTGCCGCGCGTGTTCGACGCCGAGGTGCGCGCGGGCCTCGCGCTCGCGCGGGCGCGTGCCGGCGATGTCGAGGGTGCAGCGAGCGCCGCGCGCGAGTGTCTCGCGCGCCATCCGTCTCCGCCTCACGCCGACGCGCTCCGCGTGCTCGCCGAGCGCGGACCGCGGTGA
- a CDS encoding winged helix DNA-binding domain-containing protein, producing the protein MPTPDVLDTRALNRALLARQHLLEPTRMPPLELVEHLVGLQAQQPNDPYLALWTRSDDFGTELLSAQIASREAVRIAVMRSTIHLVSARDALALRPLVQPVLDRGFESVYGRRVAGLDLDDVAAHARELLEARALGNAELGAELARRWPDRDAASLGHVARTKLALVQVPPRGLWGGKGQAKHTTAEHWLGRPLDPDALGLDRLVLRYLAAFGPASAQDAQTWSGLSLKDVFARLRSSLRVFHDARGRELFDLPDAPRPHPDTPAPVRFLPQFDNVLLSHADRARIVSEERRKIVTDVPNGLVPAAVLIDGFLGATWRLERDRKSAVLHVATFGRASKDLRRALIDEGARLLALLAPDHETSVEVAPRA; encoded by the coding sequence ATGCCGACACCCGACGTCCTCGACACACGCGCGCTCAACCGCGCGCTCCTCGCGAGGCAGCACCTCCTCGAGCCCACGCGGATGCCCCCGCTCGAGCTCGTGGAGCACCTCGTCGGACTGCAGGCGCAGCAGCCCAACGATCCCTACCTCGCGCTGTGGACGCGATCGGATGACTTCGGCACGGAGCTGCTCTCGGCGCAGATCGCGAGCCGAGAGGCGGTGCGCATCGCGGTGATGCGCTCGACGATCCACCTCGTGTCGGCGCGCGACGCGCTCGCGCTCCGGCCGCTGGTCCAGCCGGTGCTCGATCGCGGCTTCGAGAGCGTGTACGGCCGCCGCGTCGCGGGGCTCGATCTCGACGACGTCGCTGCGCACGCGCGCGAGCTGCTCGAGGCGCGCGCGCTCGGCAACGCGGAGCTCGGCGCAGAGCTCGCACGTCGCTGGCCCGATCGTGACGCTGCATCCCTCGGGCACGTCGCGCGCACCAAGCTCGCGCTGGTGCAGGTGCCGCCGCGCGGGCTCTGGGGCGGCAAGGGACAGGCGAAGCACACGACCGCCGAGCACTGGCTCGGTCGCCCGCTCGATCCCGACGCGCTCGGGCTCGATCGCCTGGTCCTGCGTTATCTCGCCGCGTTCGGCCCCGCGAGCGCGCAGGACGCGCAGACGTGGTCGGGGCTCTCGCTGAAGGACGTCTTCGCGCGGCTCCGTTCGTCGCTTCGCGTCTTCCACGACGCGCGAGGCCGCGAGCTCTTCGATCTCCCCGACGCACCGCGCCCTCATCCCGACACGCCGGCGCCGGTGCGCTTCCTCCCGCAGTTCGACAACGTGCTGCTCTCGCACGCCGACCGCGCGCGCATCGTCTCCGAGGAGCGCCGCAAGATCGTGACCGACGTGCCCAACGGCCTCGTGCCCGCGGCGGTGCTGATCGATGGGTTCCTCGGCGCGACGTGGAGGCTCGAGCGCGATCGCAAGAGCGCGGTGCTGCACGTCGCGACGTTCGGCCGCGCGAGCAAGGACCTGCGCCGCGCGCTGATCGACGAGGGCGCACGCCTGCTCGCGCTGCTCGCGCCCGATCACGAGACGTCGGTGGAGGTCGCGCCGCGCGCGTGA
- a CDS encoding peptidylprolyl isomerase, giving the protein MNRGTNFGRLAALPRLVSIAALLALAGCGGQDEPSFRPSRVAAEDREQRDEQVPARERPVQIEGPARPEGAPPVVEVQAQPQAAIDPRLMNPSQLTERAPDVFVAELDTTEGPIRIEVHRDWAPNGADRFYNLVRAGFFGDVAFFRVIDGFMAQGGIHGNPTVAAAWQRANIPDDPVVQHNTRGMVSYAMAGPGSRTTQFFINLVDNSRLDGMGFAPFGRVLDMATVDRLYSGYGEGAPSGRGPAQARIQREGNTYLRADFPELDYIRSARIAEGAGARPAGSVPGAPGAARRAEGSPAR; this is encoded by the coding sequence GTGAATCGTGGAACGAACTTCGGACGGCTCGCGGCGCTGCCGCGCCTCGTGAGCATCGCGGCGCTGCTCGCGCTCGCGGGCTGTGGTGGGCAGGACGAGCCGAGCTTCCGGCCCTCGCGCGTCGCGGCGGAGGACCGCGAGCAGCGCGACGAGCAGGTGCCCGCGCGCGAGCGGCCCGTGCAGATCGAGGGCCCGGCGCGACCCGAAGGCGCGCCGCCGGTCGTCGAGGTGCAGGCCCAGCCCCAGGCGGCGATCGATCCGCGCCTCATGAACCCCTCGCAGCTCACCGAGCGTGCGCCCGACGTGTTCGTCGCGGAGCTCGACACCACCGAGGGCCCGATCCGCATCGAGGTGCACCGCGACTGGGCGCCGAACGGCGCGGACCGCTTCTACAACCTCGTGCGCGCCGGGTTCTTCGGCGACGTCGCGTTCTTCCGCGTCATCGACGGCTTCATGGCGCAGGGCGGCATCCACGGGAACCCGACGGTCGCGGCCGCGTGGCAGCGCGCGAACATCCCCGACGATCCGGTCGTGCAGCACAACACGCGCGGCATGGTGAGCTACGCGATGGCGGGCCCCGGCTCGCGCACCACGCAGTTCTTCATCAACCTCGTCGACAACTCGCGGCTCGACGGGATGGGCTTCGCGCCCTTCGGTCGCGTGCTCGACATGGCGACCGTCGATCGCCTCTACAGCGGCTACGGCGAGGGCGCGCCGAGCGGTCGTGGCCCGGCCCAGGCGCGCATCCAGCGCGAGGGCAACACCTACTTGCGCGCGGACTTCCCGGAGCTCGACTACATCCGCAGCGCGCGCATCGCGGAGGGCGCGGGCGCGCGCCCGGCAGGCTCCGTTCCCGGGGCGCCGGGCGCTGCCCGGCGCGCTGAAGGCTCGCCGGCGCGATGA
- a CDS encoding DUF5996 family protein — protein sequence METLDVERTVDRWREHAWPAIPLASWQPTYETLHRFTQVVGKIRLGLAPPRNHWWHVPLYASARGLTTSLVPYRGGGLQLDFDFVDHRLRIATTLGETREIPLASQTVARFYDRVMHAMRELTCDVAVWSTPVEVEDRTPFELDETHCTYDPDAAARFWRALVSAQGVIDAFESRWVGKVSPTHFFWGAFDLASTRFSGRTAPEHPGAPNVARFVAIEAYSHEVSSVGFWPGGQDLDAAFYAYAYPEPAGYRDAPVEPREAFYSDALREWILPYEAVRRSRSPERMLTRFCETTYAAAATLGEWDRRALERA from the coding sequence ATGGAGACCCTCGACGTCGAACGCACCGTGGATCGCTGGCGCGAGCACGCGTGGCCCGCGATTCCCCTCGCGTCGTGGCAGCCGACCTACGAGACGCTCCATCGCTTCACGCAGGTCGTCGGCAAGATCCGGCTCGGCCTCGCGCCGCCGCGCAACCACTGGTGGCACGTGCCGCTCTACGCGAGCGCGCGCGGGCTGACGACCTCGCTCGTGCCCTATCGCGGCGGCGGGCTGCAGCTCGACTTCGACTTCGTCGATCACCGGCTGCGCATCGCGACGACGCTCGGCGAGACGCGCGAGATCCCGCTCGCGTCGCAGACCGTGGCGCGCTTCTACGATCGCGTGATGCACGCGATGCGCGAGCTCACGTGCGACGTCGCGGTGTGGAGCACGCCGGTCGAGGTGGAGGACCGCACGCCCTTCGAGCTCGACGAGACGCACTGCACGTACGACCCCGACGCGGCGGCGCGCTTCTGGCGCGCGCTGGTGTCGGCGCAGGGCGTGATCGACGCGTTCGAGTCGCGCTGGGTCGGCAAAGTGAGCCCGACTCATTTCTTCTGGGGCGCGTTCGATCTCGCGAGCACGCGCTTCTCGGGGCGCACCGCGCCCGAGCACCCGGGCGCGCCGAACGTCGCGCGCTTCGTGGCGATCGAGGCGTACTCGCACGAGGTCTCGAGCGTGGGCTTCTGGCCCGGCGGCCAGGACCTCGACGCGGCGTTCTACGCGTACGCGTACCCCGAGCCCGCCGGATATCGCGATGCGCCGGTCGAGCCGCGCGAGGCGTTCTACAGCGACGCGCTGCGCGAGTGGATCCTGCCCTACGAGGCGGTGCGCCGGTCGCGCTCTCCGGAGCGCATGCTCACGCGCTTCTGCGAGACGACGTACGCCGCGGCGGCGACGCTCGGCGAGTGGGATCGACGCGCGCTCGAGCGTGCGTGA
- a CDS encoding CoA transferase subunit A — protein MTTVSPGRHRAKVRSSVDEALAPLFDGARIMVGGFGLCGNAEALIAGVVKRGVRDLTLISNNAGNLGKGLNAWLEAGIVRRFIGSYIGTNEALHRAMAAGTVEVEIVPQGTFVERIRAAGAGIPAFYTPTGVGTVVAEGKDTRDFDGRTYVMERALPADFALIRAQRADAFGNARFWRTARNFSPVMASAAKQTIVECDEIVPLGAIDPDDVHLPGIFVHHVLEVREHEDPFEYRTVRKRSA, from the coding sequence ATGACGACGGTCTCTCCGGGGCGGCATCGCGCGAAGGTGCGCAGCAGCGTCGACGAAGCGCTCGCGCCCCTCTTCGACGGCGCGCGCATCATGGTCGGCGGCTTCGGTCTGTGCGGCAACGCCGAGGCGCTGATCGCGGGCGTGGTGAAGCGCGGCGTCCGCGACCTCACGCTGATCAGCAACAACGCGGGGAACCTCGGCAAGGGCCTGAACGCGTGGCTCGAGGCGGGCATCGTGCGCCGCTTCATCGGCTCGTACATCGGGACCAACGAGGCGCTGCACCGCGCGATGGCCGCGGGCACGGTCGAGGTCGAGATCGTGCCGCAGGGCACGTTCGTCGAGCGCATCCGCGCGGCGGGCGCGGGCATCCCCGCGTTCTACACGCCGACCGGCGTCGGCACCGTCGTCGCGGAGGGCAAGGACACGCGCGACTTCGACGGGCGCACCTACGTGATGGAGCGCGCGCTGCCCGCGGACTTCGCGCTGATCCGCGCGCAGCGCGCCGATGCGTTCGGCAACGCGCGCTTCTGGCGGACCGCCCGCAACTTCTCGCCGGTCATGGCGAGCGCGGCGAAGCAGACGATCGTCGAGTGCGACGAGATCGTGCCGCTCGGCGCGATCGATCCCGACGACGTGCACCTGCCCGGCATCTTCGTGCACCACGTGCTCGAGGTGCGCGAGCACGAGGACCCGTTCGAGTACCGCACCGTCCGCAAGAGGAGCGCCTGA
- a CDS encoding RNA polymerase sigma factor, whose product MSDAELVVRASGGDRWAQEAIFRRYVADVTSLAERLLRRRHEADDVVQDTFADALLALGELRDPSALRAWLLGIAVRRVRRRVRKLALLRTLGLDRGIDDATLELLASPGLSPDTRAELARVDRALALLHPDDRIAWMLRHVEGEKLEDVAAIAGCSLATAKRRIATAETLVRARLRGAEP is encoded by the coding sequence GTGTCCGACGCCGAGCTCGTCGTGCGCGCGAGCGGCGGCGATCGCTGGGCACAGGAGGCGATCTTCCGGCGCTACGTCGCGGACGTGACGTCGCTCGCCGAGCGCTTGCTTCGGCGTCGCCACGAGGCCGACGACGTGGTGCAGGACACGTTCGCCGACGCGCTCCTCGCGCTCGGCGAGCTGCGCGATCCGAGCGCGCTGCGCGCGTGGTTGCTCGGCATCGCGGTGCGCCGCGTGCGCCGCCGGGTGCGCAAGCTCGCGCTGCTGCGCACGCTCGGGCTCGACCGCGGGATCGACGACGCGACGCTCGAGCTGCTCGCGTCGCCGGGCCTCTCGCCGGACACGCGCGCCGAGCTCGCGCGGGTCGATCGCGCGCTCGCGCTGCTGCACCCCGACGATCGGATCGCGTGGATGCTGCGGCACGTCGAGGGCGAGAAGCTCGAGGACGTCGCGGCGATCGCCGGGTGCTCGCTCGCGACGGCGAAGCGACGCATCGCGACCGCCGAGACCCTGGTGCGCGCACGGCTGCGAGGAGCGGAGCCGTGA
- a CDS encoding aminotransferase class III-fold pyridoxal phosphate-dependent enzyme: MSEHPFFFTWSAQRGAKPLEIVGGEGASFDVRDGERVERWLDMGSLSYQANLGHGCRRVIDAMKRQCDELLLTVPSGGYPAKDALARKLLEHAPPGFTKVFFTLGGAEAVENALKIARLATGRHKAISRYRSYHGATMGALTLSGDHRRPPLEPGLAGVVHVLDQYESRLPGGARVVEGGADASAIARTMELEGPETIAAIFLEPVPGANGALVPPAGYWTGVRGACDRHGIVLVADCVLDGFGRLGSWYGFEQLGATPDLITISKGLTGGYAPLGAVLVHERIAKVFEDRVLLAGLTFYGHPIGVAAGLEAVRVYEDEKLVERAAVLGARMSAEIAAMQDRRGELIPKTRAMGLLAGLEIAGDAARFTRLSKALDARRVYTHPNGRIRTLIIAPPLVITEDELLRGVGAIEEAIVESA; encoded by the coding sequence ATGAGCGAGCATCCGTTCTTCTTCACGTGGTCTGCGCAGCGCGGCGCGAAGCCTCTCGAGATCGTCGGCGGCGAGGGCGCGTCGTTCGACGTGCGTGACGGCGAGCGCGTCGAGCGCTGGCTCGACATGGGAAGCCTCAGCTACCAGGCGAACCTCGGTCACGGCTGCCGTCGCGTGATCGACGCGATGAAGCGCCAGTGCGACGAGCTGCTCCTCACCGTGCCGAGCGGCGGTTATCCCGCGAAGGACGCGCTCGCGCGCAAGCTGCTCGAGCACGCGCCGCCGGGGTTCACCAAGGTCTTCTTCACGCTCGGTGGGGCCGAGGCGGTCGAGAACGCGCTCAAGATCGCGCGGCTCGCGACCGGGCGTCACAAGGCGATCTCGCGCTATCGCAGCTATCACGGCGCGACGATGGGCGCGCTCACGCTCTCGGGGGATCACCGTCGTCCGCCGCTCGAGCCCGGTCTCGCGGGCGTGGTGCACGTGCTCGATCAGTACGAGTCGCGACTGCCCGGTGGCGCGCGTGTCGTCGAGGGGGGCGCGGACGCGAGCGCGATCGCGCGCACGATGGAGCTCGAAGGGCCGGAGACGATCGCCGCGATCTTCCTCGAGCCGGTGCCCGGCGCGAACGGCGCGTTGGTGCCGCCCGCGGGCTATTGGACCGGCGTGCGCGGTGCGTGTGATCGCCACGGCATCGTGCTCGTCGCGGACTGCGTGCTCGACGGGTTCGGTCGTCTCGGCAGCTGGTACGGCTTCGAGCAGCTCGGCGCGACGCCGGATCTGATCACGATCAGCAAGGGCCTGACCGGCGGCTACGCGCCGCTCGGCGCGGTGCTGGTGCACGAGCGCATCGCGAAGGTGTTCGAGGATCGCGTGCTGCTCGCGGGCCTGACGTTCTACGGGCACCCGATCGGCGTGGCCGCGGGGCTCGAGGCGGTGCGGGTGTACGAGGACGAGAAGCTCGTCGAGCGCGCCGCGGTGCTGGGCGCGCGCATGAGCGCGGAGATCGCGGCGATGCAGGATCGTCGCGGCGAGCTGATCCCGAAGACCCGCGCGATGGGCTTGCTCGCGGGGCTCGAGATCGCGGGGGACGCGGCGCGCTTCACGAGGCTCTCGAAGGCGCTCGACGCGCGGCGCGTGTACACCCACCCGAACGGCCGGATCCGCACCCTGATCATCGCGCCCCCACTGGTGATCACGGAGGACGAGCTGCTGCGCGGGGTGGGCGCGATCGAGGAAGCGATCGTCGAGAGCGCGTGA
- a CDS encoding CoA transferase subunit B, which yields MPWTKEQMAERAAREIEPGSIVNLGIGLPTLVADYLPDELGVWFHSENGLLGMGPFPYEGEEDSQIINAGKQTVTVVPGGSTFDSALSFGMIRGGHVDLAILGAMQVASNGDLANWAIPGGKVMGIGGAMDLASGARRILVMTQHVTKEGEPKLVDRCTYPLTAKGCVNRVISELAVIDVTREGFRVVEMAPGVTIEELRAKTGAPLAG from the coding sequence ATGCCGTGGACGAAGGAGCAGATGGCCGAGCGCGCCGCGCGCGAGATCGAGCCGGGCAGCATCGTGAACCTCGGCATCGGACTGCCGACGCTCGTCGCCGACTACCTGCCCGACGAGCTCGGCGTCTGGTTCCACAGCGAGAACGGCCTGCTCGGCATGGGCCCGTTCCCCTACGAGGGCGAAGAGGACTCGCAGATCATCAACGCGGGCAAGCAGACCGTCACGGTCGTGCCCGGCGGCTCGACGTTCGACAGCGCGCTGAGCTTCGGGATGATCCGCGGTGGTCACGTCGACCTCGCGATCCTCGGCGCGATGCAGGTCGCGTCGAACGGTGATCTCGCGAACTGGGCGATCCCGGGCGGCAAGGTGATGGGCATCGGCGGCGCGATGGATCTCGCGAGCGGTGCGCGTCGCATCCTCGTGATGACGCAGCACGTCACGAAGGAGGGCGAGCCCAAGCTCGTCGATCGCTGCACGTACCCGCTGACCGCGAAGGGCTGCGTGAACCGCGTCATCAGCGAGCTCGCGGTGATCGACGTGACCCGCGAAGGGTTCCGCGTCGTGGAGATGGCGCCGGGGGTCACGATCGAGGAGCTGCGCGCGAAGACCGGAGCCCCGCTCGCGGGCTGA
- a CDS encoding MYXO-CTERM sorting domain-containing protein: MPKRFSSSFFRSALVVLLVFATFACSGGGCSGCAGCGIAPIPGGFPLAQQIPNAAQVRLSSSAIAFIEENVGAILPRVLPDGLDFPVERGDQGAAIICSSDPTAGDGATDCFAHIEVESLDLEPVEGTNQLNAHVRAIAESRDETGVLAAWQVRVLASECLLTIDTRGGSRPYVGVRAELALEEIDREARAGATKLAVKSIGVDPDEGVEPNDFSITYLNWWDGGPIACGIANTDLVRGAIAGTITNAVQGLLNGALSEQLCTRRGELGCPTGTHDRGDTAADAICYYDAAPPSEGPDECVPTLLGFEGRGDLGAQLLGGFSPGTHGSLQFSLAAGGDGEAVNEGMTVFLSGGMMSFDRGFETTPGHAVCVPALEPPSLPEIARVDAFRGNVIPGTDIETHLGIGIAEDFLDHAGYGMFDSGMLCLAAGTRLSQLLSTGLVSAIAGSLRSLAFPSESAPLMLALRPQRSPDFTLSETEPQLTVTLPELRIDFYVWSTERYVRFMTFQSDLSIHLGIAVEGGQIVLRVASVDVANPVVTNSEMLIESPEMLATALGRLVPNVAGMLAGVIPPISLPDIMGFELDVPPEGVRGVDQDGERFLGIFANLRLADSALRAAIDTRVEVSDLELDRESMTLEQFATGEGNSAWLHLHGAGAEPGTEYEYSHRVDGSTWSEWSSTPRVRIDDPLLLLQGRHEIEARARIAGDARSADPTPARTTLIVDVIPPVVQLSRLPEGTAYVASASDIVTGSRALRYRFRVRGGASSATQWSPWSNDARYVPDALVLDGRDVDVEVIDEAGNVGVATLPLIRGIPNPNAGGCACRTAADRSSGATSAMLVALSIVLVIGRRRRR, encoded by the coding sequence GTGCCGAAGCGCTTCTCTTCTTCCTTCTTTCGTTCCGCGCTGGTGGTGCTGCTCGTGTTCGCGACGTTCGCGTGCAGCGGTGGTGGCTGCTCGGGATGCGCGGGGTGCGGCATCGCGCCGATTCCAGGCGGCTTCCCGCTCGCGCAGCAGATCCCGAACGCGGCGCAGGTGCGCCTCTCGTCGAGCGCGATCGCGTTCATCGAGGAGAACGTCGGCGCGATCCTGCCGCGCGTGCTGCCCGACGGCCTCGACTTCCCGGTCGAGCGCGGTGATCAGGGCGCTGCGATCATCTGCAGCTCCGATCCGACGGCGGGCGACGGCGCGACCGACTGCTTCGCGCACATCGAGGTGGAGTCGCTCGATCTCGAGCCGGTCGAGGGCACGAACCAGCTCAACGCGCACGTGCGCGCGATCGCCGAGAGCCGCGACGAGACGGGCGTGCTCGCCGCGTGGCAGGTGCGCGTGCTCGCGTCGGAGTGCCTCCTGACGATCGACACGCGCGGCGGCTCGCGACCTTACGTCGGCGTGCGCGCCGAGCTGGCGCTCGAGGAGATCGATCGCGAGGCGCGCGCCGGTGCGACGAAGCTCGCGGTGAAGTCGATCGGCGTCGACCCGGACGAGGGCGTCGAGCCCAACGACTTCTCGATCACGTACCTGAACTGGTGGGACGGCGGACCGATCGCGTGCGGCATCGCGAACACCGATCTCGTGCGCGGCGCGATCGCGGGGACGATCACGAACGCGGTGCAGGGCCTCCTGAACGGCGCGCTCTCGGAGCAGCTCTGCACGCGCCGCGGCGAGCTCGGATGCCCGACCGGCACGCACGATCGCGGCGACACCGCGGCGGACGCGATCTGTTACTACGACGCGGCGCCGCCGAGCGAAGGGCCCGACGAGTGCGTGCCCACCTTGCTCGGCTTCGAAGGGCGCGGTGATCTCGGCGCACAGCTCCTCGGTGGGTTCTCGCCCGGCACCCACGGCTCGCTGCAGTTCTCGCTCGCGGCGGGCGGCGACGGCGAGGCGGTGAACGAGGGCATGACCGTCTTCCTCTCGGGCGGGATGATGTCGTTCGATCGCGGGTTCGAGACGACGCCGGGACACGCGGTGTGCGTGCCCGCGCTCGAGCCGCCCTCGCTCCCCGAGATCGCGCGCGTCGACGCGTTCCGCGGGAACGTGATCCCGGGCACCGACATCGAGACCCACCTCGGGATCGGCATCGCCGAGGACTTCCTCGATCACGCGGGCTACGGGATGTTCGACAGCGGCATGCTCTGCCTCGCGGCGGGCACGCGGCTCTCGCAGCTGCTCTCGACCGGGCTCGTCTCCGCGATCGCGGGATCGTTGCGCTCGCTCGCGTTCCCCTCCGAGAGCGCGCCGCTGATGCTCGCGCTGCGCCCGCAGCGGTCGCCCGACTTCACCCTCTCCGAGACCGAGCCGCAGCTCACGGTCACGCTGCCCGAGCTGCGCATCGACTTCTACGTGTGGAGCACCGAGCGCTACGTGCGCTTCATGACGTTCCAGAGCGATCTCTCGATCCACCTCGGCATCGCGGTCGAGGGCGGACAGATCGTGCTGCGCGTCGCGAGCGTCGACGTCGCGAACCCGGTGGTGACGAACAGCGAGATGCTGATCGAGTCGCCCGAGATGCTCGCGACCGCGCTCGGTCGTCTCGTGCCGAACGTCGCGGGCATGCTCGCGGGCGTCATCCCGCCGATCTCGCTGCCCGACATCATGGGCTTCGAGCTCGACGTGCCGCCGGAGGGCGTGCGTGGCGTCGACCAGGACGGCGAGCGCTTCCTCGGGATCTTCGCGAACCTGCGCCTCGCGGACAGCGCGCTGCGCGCCGCGATCGACACCCGCGTCGAGGTGAGCGATCTCGAGCTCGATCGCGAGAGCATGACGCTCGAGCAGTTCGCGACCGGCGAAGGCAACAGCGCGTGGCTGCACCTGCACGGCGCGGGCGCGGAGCCGGGCACCGAGTACGAGTACAGCCATCGCGTCGACGGCTCGACGTGGTCGGAGTGGTCGAGCACGCCGCGCGTGCGCATCGACGATCCGCTGCTGCTCCTCCAGGGCCGCCACGAGATCGAGGCCCGCGCCCGGATCGCGGGCGACGCGCGCAGCGCCGATCCCACGCCGGCGCGCACCACGCTGATCGTCGACGTGATCCCGCCGGTCGTGCAGCTCTCGCGGCTGCCCGAGGGCACGGCGTACGTCGCGAGCGCGAGCGACATCGTCACGGGCTCGCGCGCGCTGCGATATCGATTCCGCGTGCGCGGTGGCGCCTCCTCGGCGACGCAGTGGTCGCCGTGGTCGAACGACGCGCGCTACGTGCCCGATGCGCTGGTGCTCGACGGCCGCGACGTGGACGTCGAGGTCATCGACGAGGCGGGGAACGTCGGCGTCGCCACGCTCCCGCTGATCCGCGGCATCCCGAACCCGAACGCCGGTGGATGCGCGTGCCGCACCGCGGCGGATCGCTCGAGCGGCGCCACGTCGGCGATGCTGGTCGCGCTCTCGATCGTGCTGGTGATCGGACGCCGCAGGCGGCGGTGA